One segment of Rhipicephalus sanguineus isolate Rsan-2018 chromosome 6, BIME_Rsan_1.4, whole genome shotgun sequence DNA contains the following:
- the LOC119395921 gene encoding uncharacterized protein LOC119395921 — translation MFAYVRFRDDNEKRIVPVAACKHLKPNDTSDFNPRKWYKVFWKDETHCDHYHAQVIRPYATEDDAGKATEKRTSIPQRPGSDSSYSCSSNEVDGSFEEKKTSFCARAAAASQNNKLRLCHRHVLPRTTTMQPPRTATVQPLRTTTATPGSPEVAHTSAREADYVTTDGEVHLGKGITIPEGLYSRLMSTKSETRFVREAAVAIYSTAGLVGRSVIGTASNRTKGEAKPPLDKEKYAVLSDFFNHFLKSNFPIGEVEQKKKILNKALANKINDLMKSKD, via the exons ATGTTCGCGTACGTTCGTTTCCGCGACGACAACGAAAAGCGAATCGTCCCAGTGGCTGCATGTAAACACCTCAAGCCGAACGATACGAGCGATTTTAATCCTCGCAAATGGTACAAAGTCTTCTGGAAAGATGAAACACACTGCGACCACTACCACGCTCAAGTGATTAGGCCTTACG CTACCGAGGACGATGCAGGGAAGGCTACCGAAAAACGAACTTCCATTCCGCAAAGACCTGGCAGCGACTCCTCCTATAGCTGCAGTTCAAATGAAGTGGATGGATCGTTTGAAGAA aaaaaaacCTCGTTCTGTGCGAGGGCTGCAGCCGCAAGCCAGAACAACAAGTTGCGCCTTTGCCATCGCCATGTGCTGCCACGCACCACcaccatgcagccgccgcgcaccGCTACCGTGCAGCCACTGCGCACCACCACAGCGACCCCGGGCAGCCCTGAAGTGGCCCACACAAGTGCGAGGGAGGCCGATTACGTGACCACTGACGGAGAG GTGCATCTGGGCAAAGGGATCACCATTCCTGAGGGCCTGTACAGCCGCCTCATGAGCACAAAAAGCGAAACCCGCTTTGTTCGTGAGGCGGCCGTTGCCATTTATTCAACGGCAGGCTTGGTTGGGCGGAGTGTAATTGGAACAGCCTCTAACCGGACAAAGGGAGAGGCAAAACCTCCCTTGGATAAAGAAAAATACGCTGTGCTTTCTG ATTTCTTCAACCATTTTTTGAAAAGCAATTTTCCAATTGGAGAGGTCGAGCAAAAGAAGAAGATACTAAATAAGGCGCTCGCAAACAAAATTAACGATTTGATGAAATCAAAAGATTAA
- the LOC119395922 gene encoding uncharacterized protein LOC119395922, with the protein MPTDCGDQSSGQSVRRPRLRALRDRLLSCKPVQRFLDWYGQFWGDEDEEERRLHEADADDGFVNWFCLPFFVTRRPRCAVAKNVEAALGGADAAQRSFDVDK; encoded by the coding sequence ATGCCTACGGACTGCGGCGACCAGAGCAGCGGCCAGTCGGTACGGCGGCCGAGGCTGCGGGCGCTGCGCGATCGGCTGCTCTCGTGCAAGCCCGTGCAGCGGTTTCTCGACTGGTACGGACAGTTTTGGGGcgacgaggacgaagaggagCGGCGGCTGCACGAGGCGGACGCCGACGACGGATTCGTCAACTGGTTCTGCCTGCCTTTCTTCGTGACGCGCAGGCCGCGTTGCGCCGTCGCCAAGAACGTGGAGGCCGCCTTGGGCGGAGCCGACGCCGCGCAGCGCTCCTTCGACGTCGACAAATAA